A genomic window from Synechococcus sp. CBW1107 includes:
- the pyrF gene encoding orotidine-5'-phosphate decarboxylase, producing MSPAVTIPGSDAAAAERIIVALDRPDAPSALALVASIPDLLWVKVGLELFCSAGPDVVRQLRGEGLRVFLDLKFHDIPATMAGACRRAARLGAELITVHACSGREALAAAQAGACEGAAREGLDSPTLLAVTVLTSWDAARFRAELAVTESPDDYVPRLAALAVAAGIGGAVCSPHEVAVLRGAHPEPFALVTPGIRPAGAPAGDQRRVMTPAAAINAGASRLVIGRPISAAADPAAAFAACCAELSILGR from the coding sequence GTGAGCCCTGCCGTGACCATCCCAGGGAGCGACGCGGCGGCGGCGGAGAGAATCATCGTGGCTCTCGATCGCCCCGATGCCCCCTCGGCGCTGGCGCTGGTGGCCTCGATTCCCGATCTGCTCTGGGTGAAGGTGGGGCTGGAGCTGTTCTGTTCCGCCGGCCCCGACGTGGTGCGGCAGCTGCGCGGTGAGGGCCTGCGGGTGTTCCTTGATCTCAAGTTCCACGACATCCCGGCCACGATGGCCGGGGCCTGCCGCAGAGCCGCCCGGCTCGGGGCGGAGCTGATCACCGTCCATGCCTGCTCCGGCCGCGAAGCCCTGGCAGCGGCCCAGGCCGGCGCCTGCGAGGGGGCGGCCCGGGAGGGCCTGGACTCCCCCACTCTGCTGGCGGTCACCGTGCTCACCAGCTGGGATGCGGCGCGCTTCAGGGCGGAGCTGGCGGTGACGGAATCCCCCGACGACTACGTGCCCCGACTGGCGGCCCTGGCGGTGGCCGCCGGCATCGGCGGCGCGGTCTGCTCCCCCCACGAGGTGGCTGTCCTGCGCGGGGCCCACCCCGAGCCCTTCGCCCTGGTCACCCCCGGCATCCGTCCTGCCGGAGCCCCGGCGGGCGACCAGCGGCGGGTGATGACCCCTGCAGCCGCCATCAACGCCGGAGCGAGCCGGCTGGTGATCGGCCGGCCGATCAGTGCCGCTGCCGATCCGGCGGCCGCTTTCGCGGCCTGCTGCGCTGAGCTGTCCATACTTGGCCGGTGA
- a CDS encoding GIY-YIG nuclease family protein: MSRGRQQELFEGGAPPGGGGVGPPPLPLLREQLLEWQRRLGEFQGPLFEGSASGHRQGVLLAGEAGGGSDNGSEDPRERAARFDPLAFEAQNLQFWRWPEPPQLGPALYLVMDRPPLLVSPLLLYVGETGQAHRRWKGEHDCKGYLASYAEAMGHVGLECRCSIRFCCDVPAGVRARRALEQALIRRWQPPFNKETRQRWSTPFTSDGG, translated from the coding sequence ATGTCCAGGGGACGGCAGCAGGAGCTGTTCGAGGGCGGCGCCCCACCAGGCGGCGGCGGAGTGGGCCCACCACCGCTGCCCCTGCTGCGAGAGCAGCTGCTCGAGTGGCAGCGGCGCCTCGGCGAGTTTCAGGGGCCACTGTTCGAGGGCAGCGCCAGCGGTCATCGGCAGGGTGTCCTTCTCGCCGGCGAAGCCGGTGGCGGCAGTGACAACGGCAGCGAGGATCCCCGGGAGCGGGCGGCCCGGTTCGATCCCCTGGCCTTCGAGGCCCAGAACCTGCAGTTCTGGCGCTGGCCCGAGCCGCCCCAGCTGGGCCCTGCCCTGTACCTGGTGATGGACCGGCCACCGCTGCTGGTCTCACCGTTGCTGCTCTACGTGGGCGAGACCGGCCAGGCCCACCGGCGCTGGAAAGGGGAGCACGACTGCAAGGGCTACCTGGCGTCCTATGCCGAGGCCATGGGTCATGTGGGCCTGGAGTGCCGCTGCAGCATTCGCTTCTGCTGCGACGTGCCGGCCGGGGTGCGCGCCAGGCGAGCCCTGGAGCAGGCCCTGATCCGCCGCTGGCAACCGCCCTTCAACAAAGAGACCCGGCAGCGCTGGAGCACCCCGTTCACCAGTGATGGCGGCTGA
- a CDS encoding 1-acyl-sn-glycerol-3-phosphate acyltransferase encodes MPRAGIQAAQPALRFIPPDYSRWMYSLCRAALPWLLRARGLVHFETSGSESLAALFAEAQSGRCRLLIAFRHPSTTDPLVMAQLLWREVPRAARRHGLSLKAPVHSQFLYDRGIPLWAGAAAGWILSKLGGIPIQRGKLDRLALRTARELFAHGPFPLAIAPEGVTNNHGELVSPLEPGLAQMAFWCCEDLAAAGRHERVLIVPIGLQYLSTSDDWRAIDRLLGRLEDLIGLSTTSSRRPADPDQVLEPRYQRLIALSERLLSLLEGFYHLSEHVPAVDLLERLDRLREQALSVAEAHFQLSPRGSVIERCRRIEQAAWACIYRDDLEELSEVERSLADWAAREADLRMAHMRLVEHFATLSGSYVAEKPSIDRYGEVLMIFWRAVAWIRGREEERPPALGPWRVRMVVAEPIDVLECSGAYRRDRRGAVERLTAELRERLEAAIG; translated from the coding sequence ATGCCCCGCGCTGGGATCCAGGCCGCTCAACCGGCTCTTCGCTTCATCCCGCCGGACTACAGCCGCTGGATGTACAGCCTCTGCCGGGCTGCCTTGCCATGGCTGTTGCGCGCCCGGGGTCTGGTGCACTTCGAGACCAGCGGCAGCGAGAGCCTCGCCGCCCTGTTCGCCGAGGCCCAGAGTGGCCGTTGTCGCTTGCTGATTGCCTTCCGCCATCCGAGCACGACCGACCCGCTGGTGATGGCCCAGCTGCTCTGGCGCGAGGTCCCTCGTGCGGCACGACGCCATGGGCTGAGCCTCAAGGCCCCGGTCCACAGCCAGTTTCTCTACGACCGCGGGATCCCCCTCTGGGCGGGGGCGGCGGCAGGCTGGATCCTCTCGAAGCTGGGCGGCATTCCGATCCAGCGGGGCAAGCTCGATCGCCTGGCCCTCAGGACGGCCCGCGAGCTCTTCGCTCACGGGCCGTTCCCCCTGGCGATCGCCCCGGAGGGCGTCACCAACAACCATGGTGAGCTGGTCAGTCCCCTCGAACCCGGTCTGGCCCAGATGGCCTTCTGGTGCTGTGAGGATCTGGCGGCTGCGGGGCGCCACGAGCGGGTGCTGATCGTGCCGATCGGACTTCAGTACCTCTCCACCAGTGATGACTGGAGAGCGATTGATCGCCTGCTGGGGCGCCTGGAGGACCTGATCGGTCTCTCCACCACCTCCTCCCGGCGGCCAGCCGATCCCGACCAGGTCCTGGAGCCTCGCTACCAGCGGCTGATCGCCCTCTCGGAGCGGCTGCTCTCGCTGTTGGAGGGCTTCTATCACCTCAGTGAACACGTCCCGGCGGTTGACCTCCTCGAGCGGCTGGACCGTCTGCGGGAGCAGGCCCTGTCCGTGGCCGAGGCCCACTTCCAGCTCTCCCCACGAGGCAGCGTCATCGAGCGCTGCCGCCGCATCGAGCAGGCGGCCTGGGCCTGCATCTACCGCGACGACCTGGAGGAGCTCTCCGAGGTGGAGCGCAGCCTGGCTGACTGGGCGGCACGGGAGGCCGACCTCCGTATGGCCCACATGCGCCTGGTGGAGCACTTCGCGACGCTGAGCGGGTCCTACGTCGCCGAAAAGCCCAGCATCGATCGCTACGGGGAGGTGTTGATGATCTTCTGGCGGGCAGTCGCCTGGATCCGTGGCCGCGAGGAGGAGCGACCGCCCGCTCTCGGCCCCTGGCGGGTGCGCATGGTGGTGGCGGAGCCCATCGATGTGCTCGAGTGCAGCGGCGCGTACCGCCGCGACCGCCGTGGAGCCGTGGAGCGGCTCACCGCTGAGCTGCGGGAGCGGCTGGAGGCGGCGATCGGCTGA
- a CDS encoding leucyl aminopeptidase has protein sequence MQFSCPSTPLAAWSGDTLGVGLFQDESGERLEALEAVFGPGLQSLLERQSFKGKPGECVSLTRLQPTPLKLVLVGLGEAGRFDLDALRNGAAAIAKAAGPGRELGLALPCEGLEPQAAARAMAEAVRLSLYVDQRFRSEAETKPIPEVVSLLGLAAGAAAGLEGVAATCAGVELARQLVAAPPNVVTPQALADTAEAIAGEFGLELKVLERSDCEALGMGAYLGVARGSSLPPKFIHLTYHPEGGSSRRLVLIGKGLTFDSGGYNLKTGGSQIEMMKYDMGGSAAVLGAARAIAELRPQGVEVHVIVAACENMISGEAIHPGDILTASNGKTIEVNNTDAEGRLTLADALVYAAKLEPDAVVDLATLTGACVIALGEEIAGLWSPSDTLAAALLEAGRSGGEAFWRMPLQTSYRKGLKSPVADMKNTGPRPGGAITAALFLQDFVPDDLAWAHLDIAGTVWSENGRGLDPAGATGFGVRTLVEWVSREGAA, from the coding sequence ATGCAGTTCAGCTGTCCCTCCACCCCGCTGGCCGCATGGAGCGGTGACACCCTCGGTGTCGGCCTGTTCCAGGACGAGTCGGGCGAACGCCTCGAGGCCCTCGAAGCCGTCTTCGGGCCAGGACTGCAGTCGCTGCTGGAGCGCCAGAGCTTCAAGGGCAAGCCGGGCGAGTGCGTCAGCCTCACCCGGCTCCAGCCCACCCCCCTGAAGCTGGTGCTGGTCGGGCTGGGGGAAGCCGGCCGCTTCGATCTCGATGCCCTGCGCAACGGCGCGGCCGCCATCGCCAAGGCGGCGGGACCCGGCCGTGAGCTCGGCCTGGCCCTGCCTTGCGAGGGCCTGGAGCCCCAGGCGGCGGCGCGGGCGATGGCCGAAGCCGTGCGCCTGAGCCTCTACGTCGACCAGCGCTTCCGCAGTGAGGCCGAAACCAAGCCGATTCCCGAGGTCGTGAGCCTTCTGGGCCTGGCCGCCGGGGCCGCCGCCGGCCTTGAGGGAGTGGCCGCCACCTGCGCGGGTGTGGAGCTGGCACGGCAGCTGGTGGCGGCGCCTCCGAACGTGGTCACCCCCCAGGCTCTCGCCGACACCGCCGAGGCCATCGCCGGGGAGTTCGGCCTGGAGCTGAAGGTGCTGGAGCGCTCCGACTGCGAAGCCCTTGGCATGGGCGCCTATCTCGGAGTGGCCCGGGGCTCCAGTCTCCCTCCCAAATTCATTCATCTCACCTACCACCCTGAGGGGGGCTCCAGCCGGAGGCTGGTGCTGATCGGCAAGGGACTGACCTTCGATTCCGGCGGCTACAACCTCAAGACCGGCGGTTCTCAGATCGAGATGATGAAGTACGACATGGGCGGCAGTGCCGCGGTGCTGGGGGCAGCCCGGGCAATCGCCGAACTGCGCCCGCAGGGTGTTGAGGTGCACGTGATCGTGGCGGCCTGCGAAAACATGATCAGCGGCGAGGCCATCCACCCCGGGGACATCCTCACCGCCTCCAACGGCAAGACGATCGAGGTGAACAACACCGACGCCGAGGGGCGTCTCACCCTCGCCGATGCCCTGGTGTATGCAGCCAAGCTGGAGCCCGATGCCGTTGTGGATCTGGCCACGCTCACCGGAGCCTGCGTGATCGCCCTGGGCGAGGAGATCGCCGGTCTCTGGTCCCCCAGCGACACCCTGGCCGCAGCACTGCTGGAGGCGGGCCGCAGCGGTGGGGAGGCCTTCTGGCGGATGCCGCTGCAGACCTCCTACAGGAAAGGGCTCAAGAGCCCGGTGGCCGACATGAAGAACACCGGCCCGCGCCCAGGCGGCGCCATCACCGCCGCGCTCTTCCTGCAGGATTTCGTGCCTGACGATCTGGCCTGGGCCCATCTGGACATCGCCGGCACGGTCTGGAGCGAAAATGGTCGGGGACTGGACCCAGCCGGCGCCACCGGTTTCGGCGTCCGCACCCTGGTGGAATGGGTGAGCCGCGAGGGTGCGGCTTAG
- the msrA gene encoding peptide-methionine (S)-S-oxide reductase MsrA codes for MGLAPVLLTVLLLLLPAAPVLAAVEEAVLAGGCFWCLEHDLETLPGVVEAVSGFSGGSVSNPTYRQVSAGGTGHIESVRVRFDTARISLPTLLRAYWRNVDPLDGGGQFCDRGPSYRPVIFSRGTSQRDQARASLASAARELRVRPSAIKVEIRELERFWPAEPYHQNYAERNKVQYTYYRWSCGRDRRLDQVWGPNARGSLPWRQKN; via the coding sequence ATGGGCTTGGCTCCCGTGCTGCTGACGGTGCTGCTGCTGCTGCTTCCCGCGGCACCGGTGCTGGCGGCCGTCGAGGAGGCTGTCCTGGCCGGCGGTTGCTTCTGGTGTCTCGAGCACGATCTGGAAACCCTGCCCGGGGTTGTGGAGGCGGTCAGTGGCTTCAGCGGCGGCAGCGTCAGCAACCCCACCTATCGCCAGGTGTCGGCCGGCGGCACCGGCCACATCGAGAGTGTGCGGGTCCGCTTCGATACGGCCCGGATCAGCCTGCCCACACTCCTGCGCGCCTACTGGCGCAACGTGGATCCCCTCGATGGCGGCGGCCAGTTCTGCGACCGTGGCCCCAGCTACCGGCCCGTGATCTTCAGCCGCGGGACCAGCCAGCGGGATCAGGCCCGAGCCAGCCTGGCCTCCGCGGCCCGGGAGCTGAGGGTCAGGCCCAGCGCCATCAAGGTGGAGATCCGTGAGCTCGAGCGCTTCTGGCCCGCTGAGCCGTATCACCAGAACTACGCCGAGCGCAACAAGGTCCAGTACACCTACTACCGCTGGTCCTGCGGGCGCGATCGGCGGCTGGACCAGGTCTGGGGCCCGAACGCCCGGGGATCGCTTCCGTGGCGCCAGAAGAACTGA
- a CDS encoding superoxide dismutase, protein MRRILAALVALLLLWPGQGAWAAAPVFTLPALPYAVDALEPAIDATTMTIHHDRHHQAYVDNLNAAVAGDPSLAGLSLEQVLSRASTTPEAVRNNAGGHWNHSFFWASLTRPGQEDEPSPALREALVRDFGSMEQFRSAFRAAGLARFGSGWVWLITDSEGKLQVISTPNQDNPLMDLAPVGGTPLLANDVWEHAYYLKYQNRRADYLDAWWSVVDWSVVSDRYAAR, encoded by the coding sequence ATGCGACGGATCCTTGCCGCCCTCGTGGCCCTGCTGCTGCTCTGGCCCGGCCAGGGCGCCTGGGCTGCGGCGCCAGTCTTCACGCTTCCGGCCCTTCCCTATGCCGTTGACGCCCTGGAGCCGGCGATTGATGCCACCACGATGACGATCCACCACGACCGTCATCACCAGGCCTACGTGGACAACCTCAACGCCGCCGTGGCCGGGGATCCCTCCCTGGCTGGCCTCAGCCTCGAACAGGTGCTGTCCCGGGCCTCCACAACTCCGGAGGCTGTCCGCAACAATGCCGGTGGCCACTGGAACCATTCGTTCTTCTGGGCCTCGCTCACCCGGCCCGGGCAGGAGGATGAGCCCAGCCCAGCCCTGCGGGAGGCCCTGGTGCGCGACTTCGGCTCCATGGAGCAGTTCCGCTCCGCCTTCCGGGCCGCGGGTCTGGCTCGCTTCGGATCCGGCTGGGTGTGGCTGATCACGGATTCCGAGGGCAAGCTTCAGGTGATCTCCACTCCCAACCAGGACAATCCCCTGATGGACCTGGCTCCGGTGGGCGGCACGCCCCTGCTGGCCAACGATGTCTGGGAGCACGCCTACTACCTCAAGTACCAGAACCGCCGCGCCGACTACCTCGACGCCTGGTGGTCCGTGGTCGATTGGTCAGTGGTCTCCGACCGCTATGCCGCCCGCTAG
- a CDS encoding glycosyltransferase family 4 protein, producing MAHIAWLGKKSPFCGNVTYSLSTTERLREHGHQVSFIHFDTPAAGLGRSWDTGHQVEASPSGSQVPTDHTGPGGDDVTLPYLVKSQVYTIPSPGAQRELRESLERLRPDLVHASLTLSPLDFRLPDLCQHLGVPLVATFHPAFDAGLRNITAGTQQLTYQLYAPALARFDRVIVFSELQAEVLARLGVREERLAVIPNGVDPDLWCPPDPTSPSRELTTLRARLGPRRLFLYMGRLATEKNVEALLRAWRLVKPAGCLLVIVGDGPLRQALQGNSDEHDVLWWGYEANLHQRVALLQAADVFLLPSLVEGLSLALLEAMASGTACVATDAGADGEVLEGGAGIVISTQGVTTQLRTLLPVLRDQPVLTTELGRRARERVLERYTLASNIAQLERLYADLVPQGSLAA from the coding sequence TTGGCCCACATTGCGTGGCTGGGCAAGAAGTCACCCTTCTGCGGCAACGTCACCTACAGCCTCTCCACCACCGAGCGGCTTCGGGAACACGGCCATCAGGTCAGCTTCATCCATTTCGACACTCCAGCCGCCGGCCTGGGGCGTTCCTGGGACACGGGCCATCAGGTTGAGGCCAGCCCATCCGGAAGCCAGGTCCCAACGGATCACACCGGTCCCGGCGGGGATGATGTGACGCTGCCCTACCTGGTGAAATCCCAGGTGTACACGATTCCATCACCGGGAGCCCAGAGGGAGCTACGCGAATCGCTGGAGCGCCTGCGACCCGATCTGGTGCATGCCAGCCTCACCCTCTCCCCCCTCGATTTCCGTCTGCCGGATCTCTGCCAGCACCTGGGGGTCCCGCTGGTGGCCACGTTCCATCCAGCCTTCGATGCCGGGCTGCGTAACATCACAGCCGGAACCCAGCAGCTCACGTATCAGCTCTACGCACCGGCCCTGGCCCGCTTCGATCGTGTGATCGTCTTCTCCGAGCTCCAGGCTGAGGTGCTGGCACGGCTGGGGGTGCGGGAGGAGCGGCTGGCCGTGATTCCCAACGGCGTCGATCCCGACCTGTGGTGCCCCCCCGACCCGACATCACCCTCACGAGAACTGACCACTCTCCGAGCCCGCCTGGGCCCGCGCCGCCTCTTCCTCTACATGGGACGGCTGGCCACCGAGAAAAACGTGGAAGCGCTGCTGCGGGCCTGGCGGCTGGTGAAGCCGGCGGGCTGCCTGCTGGTGATCGTCGGTGATGGCCCTCTGCGTCAGGCCCTGCAGGGCAACAGCGACGAGCACGATGTGCTCTGGTGGGGATACGAAGCCAACCTGCACCAACGGGTCGCCCTGCTGCAGGCAGCCGATGTGTTCCTGCTGCCCTCGTTGGTGGAGGGACTCTCCCTGGCCCTGCTGGAGGCGATGGCCAGCGGCACCGCCTGTGTGGCCACCGATGCCGGCGCTGACGGCGAAGTGCTGGAAGGCGGCGCGGGCATCGTGATCAGCACCCAGGGCGTGACCACCCAGCTGCGCACCCTGCTCCCGGTGCTGCGCGACCAGCCGGTGCTGACCACCGAGCTGGGCCGCCGCGCCCGGGAGCGGGTCCTGGAGCGCTACACCCTGGCCAGCAACATCGCCCAGCTGGAGCGGCTCTACGCCGATCTTGTGCCCCAGGGCAGCCTCGCCGCCTGA
- the tyrS gene encoding tyrosine--tRNA ligase, with translation MAETTPPPLPPWLERGLADLFPAGPWADPDQNLVARLAEADHRGQPLRVKLGIDPTGSDIHLGHSILFRKLRAFQDAGHTAVLIIGDFTARIGDPTGKSATRVQLDAAQVEANADTYLVQLGLGQSPDRALLDFETPGRLEVRRNGEWLAGMDLPAVIDLLGMATVGQMLAKEDFANRYGGGTPISLHEFLYPLLQGYDSVAVRADVELGGTDQKFNVAMGRDLQRHFGLRPQFGLLLPILPGLDGVQKMSKSLGNTVGLTEDPLSMYSKLEKVPDAVVDDYITLLTDLDPDTLPGDARERQKAMALAITASRHGLEAASAAQADAANLVAGEMAARTVPETSLAPVTFPAKAFHLLSALGLCASSSEARRQIQGGGVRLDGEKLTDVNRSFSAASELEGRVLQLGKKTFLRLVT, from the coding sequence ATGGCTGAAACGACCCCTCCCCCTCTGCCGCCATGGCTGGAGCGTGGACTGGCCGACCTGTTCCCCGCCGGCCCGTGGGCGGATCCGGACCAGAACCTGGTGGCGCGCCTGGCAGAGGCGGATCACCGAGGTCAGCCCCTGCGGGTGAAGCTGGGCATCGATCCCACCGGCTCCGACATCCACCTCGGGCACAGCATCCTGTTCCGCAAGCTGCGGGCTTTCCAGGACGCCGGCCACACCGCCGTGCTGATCATCGGCGACTTCACCGCCCGCATCGGCGATCCCACCGGCAAGAGCGCCACCCGGGTGCAGCTGGACGCCGCCCAGGTGGAGGCCAACGCCGACACCTACCTGGTGCAGCTGGGGCTCGGGCAGTCGCCGGATCGGGCCCTGCTGGATTTCGAGACCCCCGGTCGGTTGGAGGTGCGCCGCAACGGTGAGTGGCTGGCGGGGATGGACCTGCCGGCGGTGATCGATTTGCTGGGCATGGCCACGGTGGGCCAGATGCTGGCCAAGGAGGACTTCGCCAACCGCTACGGCGGCGGGACGCCGATCAGCCTGCATGAGTTCCTCTACCCGCTGCTGCAGGGCTACGACTCGGTGGCGGTGCGCGCCGACGTGGAGCTGGGTGGCACCGACCAGAAATTCAACGTGGCCATGGGACGGGATCTGCAGCGCCATTTCGGCCTGCGGCCCCAGTTCGGCCTGCTGCTTCCGATCCTGCCGGGCCTTGACGGGGTGCAGAAGATGAGCAAGAGCCTGGGCAACACGGTGGGGCTGACGGAGGACCCCCTGTCGATGTATTCGAAATTGGAGAAGGTCCCCGATGCGGTGGTGGACGACTACATCACCCTGCTCACCGATCTGGATCCCGACACCCTTCCTGGGGATGCCCGGGAGCGCCAGAAGGCCATGGCTCTGGCCATCACCGCCAGCCGACATGGCCTGGAGGCCGCCAGCGCCGCCCAGGCCGATGCCGCCAACCTGGTGGCTGGGGAGATGGCGGCCCGAACGGTCCCGGAGACCTCCCTCGCCCCCGTCACCTTCCCGGCCAAGGCTTTCCATCTGCTCAGTGCCCTTGGCCTCTGCGCCAGCAGCAGCGAGGCGCGGCGTCAGATCCAGGGCGGTGGGGTGCGCCTTGATGGAGAGAAGCTCACGGATGTGAACCGCAGCTTCAGCGCCGCCTCCGAGCTGGAGGGCCGGGTGCTGCAACTGGGTAAGAAGACATTCCTGCGGCTGGTGACGTGA
- a CDS encoding DUF1825 family protein, with protein sequence MAFFESEIVQDEARRLFTDYQQMTQLGGDYGKFDREGKKLFIDQMEALMERYRVFMKRFELSEDFQAKLTVEQLRTQLGQFGMTPEQMFTQMHQTLERMKRELETSS encoded by the coding sequence ATGGCCTTCTTCGAATCCGAGATCGTTCAGGACGAAGCCAGACGGCTGTTCACCGATTACCAGCAGATGACCCAGCTGGGGGGCGATTACGGCAAGTTCGACCGCGAAGGCAAAAAACTGTTCATCGACCAGATGGAAGCCCTGATGGAGCGCTATCGGGTGTTCATGAAGCGCTTCGAACTCTCCGAGGATTTCCAGGCGAAGCTCACCGTTGAGCAGCTGCGTACCCAGCTGGGGCAGTTCGGCATGACCCCTGAGCAGATGTTCACCCAGATGCACCAGACCCTGGAGCGGATGAAACGGGAGCTGGAAACCAGCTCCTGA
- a CDS encoding acyltransferase family protein, whose amino-acid sequence MGTRYKPEIDGLRALAVLSVILHHFDSNLLPSGYLGVDIFFVISGFVITASLAARPASKGLGDLLLSFYARRVRRILPTLVVCVMITSLLACLFDPLAGVSLRTGVTSLLGYANLHLRDLSTDYFAPPAQLNAFTHTWSLGVEEQFYVIFPVLLWATGFTAARPGGRRRLFRLVALVSLLSLLAFLVLSVRQPIDAFYLMPARFWELGSGCLLYLGMSSPPGSSPDPQAAGCLPLFPLPAPVMVGLLLATLVGLPTSAMAVGAPLMVVLTTLLIAAVLREPEGKVSGLLRHPHAVGIGLLSYSLYLWHWPVLYVSRFTVGVQWWTLPIQIGLMIALAMTSYRWVEAPLRRGLFPAGRWRAISAGVLTVLVGAWVLVWTDRHAQAQIFLGNHNSHARREPWSNLAIPDTRITPQACELNNTDQQGPTSPEGFARLLETCTAPPERTPSTTGSPAPPHVFLIGDSHAMAFSPVLAHVRQAGNAEVTLLAHTGCLFPNTPYGHSQSICSRFLDLAESQLLEFIRPGDVVVITGYLLSHLGDSSQLRDTRNDILGSDGRPVLSGERKLELYRQGLDRFAMKAAARGGAVVLVGATPRNPDIRNCVPDWFNVQPKQDCERTVTRELDHAIALNRRLRQVLPAQVQLYDPIPALCGKGCDNEAVLELLRDTDHLSSAGARRLGASFLAFLRQVRLPPSS is encoded by the coding sequence ATGGGGACTCGGTACAAGCCGGAGATCGACGGCCTGCGGGCTTTGGCCGTGCTCAGCGTGATCCTGCATCACTTCGACAGCAACCTCCTGCCCAGCGGTTATCTCGGCGTCGACATCTTCTTCGTGATCTCCGGGTTCGTGATCACGGCATCCCTGGCCGCTCGGCCAGCGAGCAAGGGTCTGGGCGACCTGCTGCTGAGCTTCTATGCCCGGCGGGTGCGGCGCATCCTGCCCACCCTGGTGGTGTGCGTGATGATCACCAGCCTGCTGGCCTGCCTGTTCGATCCACTGGCGGGGGTGTCGCTGCGGACCGGCGTCACCTCCCTGCTCGGGTACGCCAATCTCCACCTGCGCGACCTCTCCACCGACTACTTCGCGCCTCCCGCCCAGCTGAATGCCTTCACCCACACGTGGTCGCTGGGGGTGGAGGAACAGTTCTACGTGATCTTTCCTGTGCTGCTCTGGGCCACCGGCTTCACCGCGGCACGGCCAGGTGGCCGTCGTCGCCTGTTCCGGCTGGTGGCCCTTGTCAGCCTGCTTTCGCTGCTGGCCTTCCTTGTGCTGTCGGTGCGTCAGCCGATCGACGCCTTCTACCTGATGCCGGCCCGCTTCTGGGAGCTGGGCTCTGGTTGTCTGCTCTATCTGGGGATGTCTTCGCCCCCTGGGTCGTCGCCTGACCCGCAGGCAGCAGGTTGCCTGCCCCTGTTTCCCTTGCCCGCGCCGGTGATGGTGGGTCTTCTGCTTGCCACGCTCGTGGGGCTTCCCACCAGCGCGATGGCGGTGGGGGCTCCGCTCATGGTGGTGTTGACGACCCTGTTGATCGCGGCGGTGCTCAGGGAACCGGAAGGGAAGGTGTCGGGCCTGCTCCGTCACCCCCATGCCGTGGGGATCGGACTGCTCTCCTATTCGCTCTATTTGTGGCACTGGCCCGTGCTGTATGTCAGTCGTTTCACGGTCGGCGTGCAGTGGTGGACGTTGCCGATCCAGATCGGCCTGATGATCGCCCTGGCCATGACCAGTTACCGCTGGGTGGAAGCCCCGCTGCGCCGGGGCCTGTTTCCCGCAGGGCGCTGGCGCGCCATCTCGGCGGGGGTTCTCACCGTCCTGGTCGGGGCCTGGGTGCTGGTGTGGACGGATCGTCACGCGCAGGCCCAGATCTTCCTGGGCAACCACAACAGCCATGCCCGTCGGGAGCCGTGGAGCAACCTGGCGATCCCCGACACCCGCATCACTCCGCAGGCCTGCGAGCTCAACAACACGGATCAACAGGGACCCACAAGCCCAGAGGGCTTTGCGCGGCTGCTCGAGACCTGCACCGCCCCGCCGGAGCGAACTCCCTCCACGACGGGGAGTCCTGCACCGCCCCATGTGTTTCTGATCGGCGACAGCCATGCCATGGCCTTCTCGCCGGTGCTGGCCCATGTGCGGCAGGCGGGGAACGCCGAAGTGACGCTGCTGGCCCACACCGGCTGCCTCTTCCCCAACACCCCCTACGGCCACAGCCAATCCATCTGCTCCCGGTTCCTCGATCTGGCCGAATCGCAACTGCTCGAATTCATCCGGCCGGGGGATGTGGTGGTGATCACCGGCTACCTGCTCAGTCACCTCGGAGACAGCTCCCAGCTGCGGGACACCCGCAACGACATCCTGGGAAGCGATGGTCGGCCGGTGCTCTCCGGCGAGCGGAAGCTGGAGCTCTATCGCCAGGGTCTCGATCGCTTTGCCATGAAGGCCGCTGCCAGGGGGGGGGCGGTGGTGCTGGTGGGTGCCACCCCTCGTAACCCGGACATCCGCAACTGCGTACCGGATTGGTTCAACGTGCAACCCAAGCAGGACTGCGAGCGCACCGTGACCAGGGAGCTCGACCATGCCATCGCTCTCAATCGCCGCCTGCGGCAGGTGCTTCCAGCACAGGTGCAGCTCTACGACCCCATTCCTGCTCTGTGTGGAAAGGGTTGCGACAATGAGGCCGTACTGGAACTCCTGCGGGACACCGATCACCTCTCCAGCGCCGGTGCTCGGCGGCTGGGGGCCAGTTTCCTGGCCTTTCTCCGGCAGGTCCGCCTGCCGCCCTCAAGCTGA